Proteins from a single region of Streptomyces spectabilis:
- a CDS encoding peptidoglycan D,D-transpeptidase FtsI family protein, with protein sequence MTDRQPPPRRRVPAPARPVRPARGGGPRRPPQGARQGRRPSAARAKPLRLGSPRPRLRLVSLALTLVMLAFVVRLLQVQAVDADAYAAKAEKNRYSSHKIAAERGAITDRRGVELATSVDAYDITADPTLFTAEETKIQDAPEQAAALLAPIVDEDTDALAKKLRTPRTRFTLLARRETPQVWKQIKDLRATLADKANADAKAVNVLAGVFAVPTSKRVYPNDDLAAGILGWVNADGKGGGGVEQQLDKDLAGKRGEIRYAQSGGRQVPTAGTNEKPAVPGSDVELTIDRDIQWAAQDAITEQVRKSRADRGYVVVQDTRTGEVLAMANAPGFDPNDLSRAASGSLGNAAVQDAYEPGSTAKVMSMAAVLEENAATPQTRVTVPNRLHRGDRLFQDDIDHPTWYLTLNGVLAKSSNIGTILATGELGNTQREVNRTLYAYLRKFGIGKPSGLGFPGETKGILAPPDKWSTSQQFTIPFGQGVSINAMQAASVYSTIANDGVRIEPTLVRGTKGPDGRFTPASAPRKNRVISKKTANTVARMLESVVDDEEGTGTKARIPGYRVAGKTGTANRVDPQTGRYRGYTSSFAGFAPADKPRVTVYCVIQNAKKGSYFGGQICGPIYKKVMQFSLKTLQVPPTGHTPARLPVTFTPGKPETPGRPPAADKPGR encoded by the coding sequence GTGACGGACCGTCAACCGCCGCCCCGGCGCCGCGTCCCCGCACCGGCCCGCCCCGTCCGGCCCGCACGCGGCGGCGGGCCGCGCCGCCCCCCGCAGGGCGCACGGCAGGGCCGCCGCCCGTCCGCGGCCCGGGCCAAGCCGCTGCGCCTGGGCAGCCCCCGGCCCCGGCTCCGCCTGGTCAGCCTCGCCCTGACCCTGGTGATGCTGGCGTTCGTGGTGCGGCTCCTCCAGGTGCAGGCCGTCGACGCCGACGCGTACGCCGCCAAGGCGGAGAAGAACCGGTACTCCAGCCACAAGATCGCCGCCGAGCGCGGTGCCATCACCGACCGCAGGGGCGTCGAGCTCGCCACCAGCGTGGACGCGTACGACATCACGGCCGACCCCACGCTCTTCACGGCCGAGGAGACGAAGATCCAGGACGCGCCCGAGCAGGCCGCGGCCCTGCTCGCGCCGATCGTCGACGAGGACACCGACGCCCTCGCCAAGAAGCTCAGGACGCCCCGCACCCGCTTCACGCTGCTCGCCCGCCGCGAGACCCCGCAGGTGTGGAAGCAGATCAAGGACCTGCGCGCCACGCTCGCCGACAAGGCGAACGCCGACGCCAAGGCGGTCAACGTCCTCGCCGGCGTCTTCGCCGTGCCCACCAGCAAGCGCGTGTACCCCAACGACGACCTGGCCGCCGGGATACTGGGCTGGGTCAACGCCGACGGCAAGGGCGGCGGCGGCGTCGAGCAGCAGCTCGACAAGGACCTCGCGGGCAAGCGCGGCGAGATCCGCTACGCCCAGTCCGGCGGCCGCCAGGTGCCGACCGCGGGCACCAACGAGAAGCCCGCCGTGCCCGGCTCCGACGTCGAGCTGACCATCGACCGCGACATCCAGTGGGCCGCGCAGGACGCCATCACCGAGCAGGTCAGGAAGTCCCGGGCGGACCGCGGCTACGTGGTCGTGCAGGACACCCGCACCGGCGAGGTCCTCGCCATGGCCAACGCGCCCGGCTTCGACCCCAACGACCTGTCGCGGGCCGCGAGCGGCAGCCTCGGCAACGCGGCGGTCCAGGACGCCTACGAACCGGGCTCCACCGCCAAGGTCATGTCGATGGCCGCCGTACTGGAGGAGAACGCGGCGACGCCGCAGACCCGGGTCACCGTCCCCAACCGGCTGCACCGGGGCGACCGGCTCTTCCAGGACGACATCGACCACCCGACCTGGTACCTCACGCTCAACGGCGTGCTCGCCAAGTCCAGCAACATCGGCACCATCCTCGCCACCGGCGAGCTGGGGAACACCCAGCGGGAAGTGAACCGGACCCTGTACGCGTACCTGCGGAAGTTCGGCATCGGAAAGCCCAGCGGACTCGGGTTCCCCGGCGAGACCAAGGGCATCCTCGCGCCGCCCGACAAGTGGTCGACCTCGCAGCAGTTCACCATCCCGTTCGGCCAGGGCGTGTCCATCAACGCCATGCAGGCGGCCTCCGTGTACTCGACCATCGCCAACGACGGCGTGCGGATCGAGCCCACGCTGGTGCGCGGCACCAAGGGGCCCGACGGCCGCTTCACGCCCGCGTCCGCGCCGCGGAAGAACCGTGTCATCAGTAAGAAGACCGCGAACACCGTCGCGCGGATGCTGGAGTCGGTCGTCGACGACGAGGAAGGCACCGGCACGAAGGCGCGCATCCCCGGCTACCGTGTCGCCGGCAAGACCGGCACGGCCAACCGCGTCGACCCGCAGACCGGCCGCTACCGCGGCTACACCTCGTCCTTCGCCGGGTTCGCGCCCGCCGACAAGCCGCGCGTCACCGTCTACTGCGTCATCCAGAACGCCAAGAAGGGCAGCTACTTCGGCGGCCAGATCTGCGGGCCCATCTACAAGAAGGTCATGCAGTTCTCCCTGAAGACCCTCCAGGTGCCGCCCACCGGCCACACCCCCGCCCGCCTTCCGGTCACCTTCACCCCGGGCAAGCCCGAGACCCCCGGCCGTCCCCCGGCCGCCGACAAGCCGGGCCGCTGA
- a CDS encoding septum formation initiator family protein gives MSKRPQLRGRAARLARLLPAGPSQAARTPFMLLVVLLLGGGLITLLLLNSSLNEGSFQLSRLKKETQELTDEEQQLQRDVDEYAAPDALQRRARELGMVPGGDPVFLNPDGTVRGVPGAAAGPSALRESAARPPAPLPPAPRAPEALPTPGAVPSPAPSPAAAPPARGTAPDAVPPPSAKPAPTTSGR, from the coding sequence GTGAGCAAGAGACCGCAGCTGCGGGGGAGGGCGGCGCGGCTCGCGCGGCTGCTGCCCGCGGGCCCGAGCCAGGCCGCCCGCACCCCCTTCATGCTTCTGGTCGTGCTGCTGCTCGGCGGCGGCCTGATCACGCTCCTGCTGCTCAACTCCTCGCTCAACGAAGGGTCCTTCCAGCTCAGCAGGTTGAAGAAGGAGACCCAGGAGCTCACCGACGAGGAGCAGCAGCTCCAGCGGGACGTCGACGAGTACGCGGCCCCGGACGCGCTCCAGCGCCGCGCCCGCGAGCTCGGCATGGTCCCCGGCGGCGACCCGGTCTTCCTGAACCCCGACGGCACCGTCCGCGGGGTTCCCGGCGCCGCGGCGGGGCCCTCCGCCCTGCGCGAGTCCGCGGCCCGCCCGCCCGCGCCGCTGCCCCCGGCGCCGCGGGCCCCCGAAGCGCTCCCCACGCCCGGGGCCGTGCCGTCCCCGGCGCCGAGCCCCGCCGCCGCACCGCCCGCGCGCGGGACCGCGCCGGACGCGGTCCCGCCCCCTTCCGCGAAACCCGCCCCCACGACCTCCGGCAGGTGA
- a CDS encoding beta-class carbonic anhydrase: MTTSASLPTEPEGAIPTDGAREGGTVTDRLVDANTRYAARFTDPGMDARPVLQVAVVACMDARLDLHAALGLELGDCHTIRNAGGVVTDDVIRSLTISQRALGTRSVVLIHHTGCGLESLTEEFRHDLEMEVGQRPPWAVESFRDVDQDVRQSMQRVRTSPFLLHNDDVRGFVFDVHTGLLREIDPA; the protein is encoded by the coding sequence ATGACGACTTCCGCATCCCTCCCCACCGAGCCCGAAGGCGCCATACCCACCGACGGCGCCCGTGAGGGCGGTACCGTCACCGACCGCCTGGTCGACGCGAATACGCGCTACGCGGCGCGCTTCACCGACCCGGGCATGGACGCCCGGCCCGTCCTCCAGGTCGCGGTCGTGGCCTGCATGGACGCCCGCCTCGACCTGCACGCCGCGCTCGGGCTCGAACTCGGCGACTGCCACACCATCCGCAACGCGGGCGGCGTCGTCACCGACGACGTCATCCGCTCGCTGACCATCAGCCAGCGCGCGCTCGGCACCCGCAGCGTGGTCCTCATCCACCACACGGGCTGTGGCCTGGAGTCGCTCACCGAGGAGTTCCGGCACGACCTGGAGATGGAGGTCGGGCAGCGGCCGCCGTGGGCCGTGGAGTCCTTCCGCGACGTCGACCAGGACGTACGGCAGTCGATGCAGCGGGTGCGCACCTCGCCGTTCCTGCTGCACAACGACGACGTGCGCGGATTCGTCTTCGACGTGCACACGGGCCTGCTGCGCGAGATCGACCCCGCCTGA
- a CDS encoding AAA family ATPase, which yields MTTYDDRASLSDLTATAERVRGSVEGVIEGKPEVVRLSLTVLLAEGHLLIEDVPGVGKTMLAKALARSIDCSVRRIQFTPDLLPSDITGVSIWDQQRRDFEFKPGAIFAQIVIGDEINRASPKTQSALLESMEERQVTIDGQTYELPSPFMVVATQNPVEMEGTYPLPEAQRDRFMARVSIGYPGPEAELQMLDVHGGVSPLDDLQPVAHAHDIVKLIDAVRTVHVAEAVRRYAVDLVGATRNHPDLRLGASPRATLHLLRAAKASAALSGRDFALPDDVQALAVAVLAHRLLPTAQAQLNRRTAESVVLEILQRTPVPAAQQPGQGFFGQQPPGARRL from the coding sequence GTGACGACCTATGACGATCGAGCGAGCCTGTCAGATCTGACCGCCACGGCGGAGCGTGTCCGCGGGTCGGTCGAGGGTGTGATCGAGGGCAAGCCGGAGGTCGTACGGCTTTCGCTGACCGTGCTCCTCGCCGAGGGGCACCTGCTCATCGAGGATGTTCCGGGCGTGGGCAAGACCATGCTCGCCAAGGCGCTCGCGCGGTCCATCGACTGCTCGGTGCGGCGTATCCAGTTCACGCCGGACCTGCTGCCGTCGGACATCACGGGTGTGTCCATCTGGGACCAGCAGCGCCGTGACTTCGAGTTCAAACCGGGAGCGATCTTCGCGCAGATCGTCATCGGCGACGAGATCAACCGCGCGTCCCCGAAGACGCAGTCCGCGCTCCTGGAGTCCATGGAGGAGCGCCAGGTCACCATCGACGGGCAGACGTACGAACTGCCCAGCCCGTTCATGGTGGTGGCCACGCAGAACCCGGTGGAGATGGAGGGCACCTATCCGCTGCCCGAGGCACAGCGCGACCGCTTCATGGCGCGCGTCTCGATCGGCTATCCGGGCCCCGAGGCCGAGCTGCAGATGCTGGACGTGCACGGCGGCGTCTCCCCGCTCGACGACCTCCAGCCGGTGGCGCACGCGCACGACATCGTGAAGCTCATCGACGCGGTCCGCACGGTCCACGTCGCCGAGGCCGTGCGGCGGTACGCGGTCGACCTGGTGGGTGCCACGCGCAACCACCCCGACCTGAGACTCGGCGCCTCGCCGCGCGCGACCCTGCACCTGCTGCGGGCCGCCAAGGCGTCCGCGGCGCTCAGCGGCCGTGACTTCGCGCTGCCGGACGACGTGCAGGCGCTGGCCGTCGCCGTCCTCGCGCACCGGCTGCTGCCCACGGCGCAGGCCCAGTTGAACCGCCGGACGGCTGAATCGGTCGTCCTGGAGATCCTGCAGCGCACCCCCGTCCCGGCTGCCCAGCAGCCCGGCCAGGGGTTCTTCGGCCAGCAGCCGCCCGGCGCCCGGAGGCTGTGA
- a CDS encoding DUF58 domain-containing protein codes for MTAGGRPSDAPGGPADTGDRGERGGLRTALAGLTTRGRSFFAAGVAAAVCAYVLGQSDLLRVGLLLAVLPLVCSAVLYRTRYRVAGSRRLSPARVPAGSEARVHLRMENVSRLPTGLLMLQDRVPYVLGPRPRFVLDRVEAGGRREVSYRVRSDLRGRYPLGPLQLRLTDPFGMCELTRSFSTYDTLTVVPRVEALPAVRLTGEAKGYGDGRHRSLALAGEDDIIPRGYRYGDDLRRVHWRSTARYGELMVRREEQPQRSRCTVLLDTRAVAYQGAGPDSAFEWAVSGTASTLVHMLERGFSVRLLTDTGNSLPGEGADGFAGASQESADAAGLMMDTLAVIDHSDGAGLSPAYDVLRGGNEGLLVAFIGDLDEEQATVVAKMRQRSGAAVAFVLDGDAWLRGAGAPPSARAADRLRLLREAGWTAVAVPPGVPLVDLWRQADHLRTGVGAAPAASRGPMAGGTGGWS; via the coding sequence ATGACGGCCGGGGGGAGGCCGTCGGACGCCCCCGGCGGCCCCGCCGACACAGGGGACAGGGGTGAGCGGGGCGGCCTGCGCACGGCGCTCGCCGGCCTCACCACCCGGGGCCGCTCCTTCTTCGCCGCGGGCGTCGCCGCCGCCGTCTGCGCCTATGTGCTCGGCCAGAGCGACCTGCTGCGGGTCGGGCTGCTGCTCGCGGTCCTGCCGCTGGTGTGCTCCGCCGTGCTGTACCGCACGCGCTACCGCGTCGCGGGCAGCCGCCGTCTCTCCCCCGCGCGCGTGCCCGCCGGCTCGGAGGCGCGCGTGCACCTGCGGATGGAGAACGTCTCGCGGCTGCCCACGGGCCTGCTCATGCTCCAGGATCGAGTGCCGTACGTGCTCGGGCCGCGGCCGCGGTTCGTGCTCGACCGCGTGGAGGCGGGCGGGCGCCGCGAGGTGTCCTACCGCGTCCGCTCGGACCTGCGCGGCCGCTATCCGCTGGGCCCGCTCCAGCTCCGCCTCACCGACCCCTTCGGCATGTGCGAGCTGACCAGGTCCTTCTCCACGTACGACACGCTGACGGTGGTCCCGCGCGTGGAAGCGCTCCCGGCGGTGCGCCTGACCGGCGAGGCCAAGGGGTACGGCGACGGACGGCACCGGTCGCTCGCCCTCGCGGGCGAGGACGACATCATTCCGCGCGGCTACCGCTACGGCGACGACCTGCGCCGCGTCCACTGGCGCTCCACCGCGCGCTACGGCGAGCTGATGGTGCGCCGCGAGGAGCAGCCGCAGCGCTCGCGCTGCACGGTCCTGCTTGACACCCGTGCGGTGGCCTACCAGGGCGCGGGCCCGGACTCGGCCTTCGAATGGGCCGTCTCGGGCACCGCGTCCACGCTGGTGCACATGCTCGAACGGGGCTTTTCCGTACGGCTGTTGACGGACACCGGCAACTCGCTGCCCGGTGAGGGCGCCGACGGTTTCGCGGGCGCGAGCCAGGAGTCGGCGGACGCGGCCGGGCTGATGATGGACACGCTCGCCGTGATCGACCACTCGGACGGCGCGGGCCTGTCGCCCGCGTACGACGTGCTCCGCGGCGGCAACGAAGGCCTCCTCGTGGCCTTCATCGGCGACCTGGACGAGGAGCAGGCCACGGTGGTCGCCAAGATGCGCCAGCGCAGCGGCGCCGCGGTCGCCTTCGTGCTGGACGGCGACGCCTGGCTGCGGGGCGCGGGAGCCCCGCCGTCCGCGCGGGCCGCGGACCGGCTGCGGCTGCTGCGCGAGGCGGGCTGGACGGCGGTCGCCGTGCCGCCCGGGGTGCCGCTGGTCGATCTGTGGCGTCAGGCGGACCACCTGCGCACCGGCGTGGGCGCGGCCCCGGCGGCGAGCAGGGGCCCGATGGCGGGCGGGACAGGGGGATGGTCATGA
- a CDS encoding transglutaminase TgpA family protein, which produces MSGRTRLALCAAAATLMASGAMLPLVDKSGWLVQAAILLALQSGVGGLARRVPLARPLTVAVQALVTLLLLTLVFGREQALAGVIPTPEVFRHFGLLLEAGGDDVGRYAIPAPLTDGIRLMLVGGVLVVGLMVDALAVTFRTAAPAGLPLLALYSIAAGLAEDGAGWLWFLLAAAGYLLLLLAEGRDRLSQWGRVFGGAARPPGRVSAGLDGDGGALAPVRTGRRIGAVALGVALVVPLALPALDGGLLDDSNGPGGGGRGGGGTISAVNPLVALQDSLNQPEDREVISYRTNAKNSQEMYLRIVSLDQFDGTTWKTTVRDIEDIPSRLPDPPGLSPTVRRTEIQTNISAADGYAQNWLPMPYPASQVRIEGRWRYEPVGRAVVGDNGQTTRGVQYSVNSLAVEPTAEQLAAAPPAPEGVRREFTKVPDTLPSVVGETARRITRGAANDYERAVKLQDWFASDGGFTYNTQVRAGSGPSAIARFLDQKEGFCVHFSFAMASMARTLGIPARVAVGFTPGSAQADGTMSVGLRDAHAWPELYFEGVGWTRFEPTPSRGTVPDYARDQAPTDDADDPAAPEPSTTAEESPQPSQSSDCPRDQRQAGGCNSAAPLLAMDSGDGGPPVGMIVGGSLAGLAVLLVPLLPLLWRTRVRAVRLGVGGRTEADAATRTLAAWLEVTDTAWDHGIPPDESQTPRKAAARIVLVGKLEPGAAESVHRVAAAVEQVLYAPQPRLATGLPDDVRRLRAGLRASVSRSTRLRATLAPRSAARVMWSLSERWTVLRSRWQRRLAKRWPARPAAREGG; this is translated from the coding sequence ATGAGTGGGCGTACGCGACTCGCGCTGTGCGCCGCCGCCGCGACGCTGATGGCGTCGGGCGCGATGCTGCCGCTCGTCGACAAGTCGGGCTGGCTGGTGCAGGCGGCGATCCTGCTCGCGCTGCAGAGCGGCGTGGGCGGTCTGGCCCGGCGGGTGCCGCTCGCCCGGCCGCTGACGGTGGCCGTGCAGGCCCTGGTCACGCTGCTGCTCCTGACGCTGGTCTTCGGCCGGGAGCAGGCGCTCGCCGGGGTGATCCCCACCCCCGAGGTGTTCCGGCACTTCGGCCTGCTCCTGGAGGCGGGCGGTGACGACGTCGGGCGGTACGCGATCCCGGCGCCGCTCACCGACGGCATCCGGCTGATGCTGGTCGGCGGGGTCCTGGTGGTCGGGCTCATGGTGGACGCGCTCGCGGTGACGTTCCGCACCGCGGCACCGGCGGGCCTGCCGCTGCTCGCCCTGTACTCGATCGCCGCGGGCCTCGCCGAGGACGGCGCCGGGTGGCTGTGGTTCCTGCTCGCGGCCGCCGGGTATCTGCTGCTGCTCCTCGCCGAGGGCCGGGACCGGCTCTCGCAGTGGGGGCGGGTCTTCGGCGGGGCGGCCCGGCCGCCCGGCCGGGTCTCGGCGGGCCTGGACGGCGACGGCGGCGCCCTCGCCCCGGTGCGCACGGGCCGCCGCATCGGCGCCGTCGCCCTGGGCGTCGCCCTGGTGGTGCCGCTCGCGCTGCCCGCCCTCGACGGCGGCCTCCTCGACGACTCGAACGGCCCGGGGGGCGGCGGCCGCGGCGGAGGCGGCACGATCTCCGCGGTGAACCCACTGGTCGCGCTCCAGGACAGCCTGAACCAGCCGGAGGACCGCGAGGTCATCTCGTACCGCACGAACGCGAAGAACTCCCAGGAGATGTATCTGCGGATCGTCTCGCTCGACCAGTTCGACGGGACGACGTGGAAGACCACCGTCCGGGACATCGAGGACATCCCCTCGCGCCTCCCGGACCCGCCGGGCCTGTCCCCCACGGTCCGCAGGACCGAGATCCAGACGAACATCTCGGCGGCGGACGGCTACGCGCAGAACTGGCTGCCCATGCCGTATCCGGCGAGCCAGGTGCGCATCGAGGGGCGCTGGCGGTACGAGCCCGTGGGCCGTGCCGTGGTCGGCGACAACGGGCAGACCACGCGGGGTGTGCAGTACTCCGTCAACAGCCTGGCCGTGGAGCCCACGGCCGAGCAGCTAGCGGCCGCGCCCCCGGCGCCCGAGGGCGTGCGGCGCGAGTTCACCAAGGTGCCGGACACCCTGCCTTCGGTGGTGGGCGAGACGGCCCGCAGGATCACCCGGGGCGCGGCGAACGACTACGAGCGGGCGGTGAAGCTCCAGGACTGGTTCGCCTCCGACGGCGGCTTCACGTACAACACGCAGGTCCGCGCGGGCAGCGGCCCCTCGGCGATCGCGCGCTTCCTGGACCAGAAGGAGGGCTTCTGCGTCCACTTCTCCTTCGCCATGGCGTCGATGGCGCGCACGCTCGGCATTCCCGCGCGCGTGGCGGTGGGCTTCACCCCGGGCTCCGCGCAGGCGGACGGCACCATGTCGGTGGGCCTGAGGGACGCGCACGCCTGGCCCGAGCTGTACTTCGAAGGCGTGGGCTGGACCCGTTTCGAGCCGACGCCGTCCCGCGGTACCGTCCCGGACTACGCCCGTGACCAGGCCCCGACCGACGACGCCGACGACCCGGCGGCGCCCGAGCCGTCCACGACGGCGGAGGAGTCCCCGCAGCCGTCGCAGTCCTCGGACTGCCCGCGCGACCAGCGTCAGGCGGGCGGCTGCAACAGCGCGGCGCCGCTGCTCGCGATGGACTCCGGGGACGGCGGGCCGCCGGTCGGGATGATCGTGGGCGGTTCGTTGGCGGGCCTGGCCGTGCTCCTGGTGCCCCTGTTGCCGCTGCTGTGGCGGACGCGGGTGCGCGCGGTGCGGCTCGGCGTCGGCGGGCGCACGGAGGCGGACGCGGCGACGCGGACCCTCGCGGCCTGGCTGGAGGTCACGGACACCGCGTGGGACCACGGCATCCCGCCGGACGAATCGCAGACGCCGCGGAAGGCGGCGGCCCGGATCGTCCTCGTCGGCAAGCTGGAGCCGGGCGCCGCGGAGTCCGTGCACCGGGTGGCGGCGGCGGTGGAGCAGGTCCTGTACGCGCCGCAGCCGCGGCTGGCCACGGGGCTGCCCGACGACGTGCGGCGCCTGCGGGCGGGGCTGCGTGCCTCCGTGAGCCGTTCGACCCGGCTGCGGGCGACGCTCGCGCCGCGTTCGGCCGCGCGGGTGATGTGGTCCCTCTCGGAGCGCTGGACGGTGCTGCGCTCCCGGTGGCAGCGCCGTCTTGCCAAGCGGTGGCCCGCCCGCCCGGCGGCGCGCGAAGGGGGCTGA
- a CDS encoding DUF3040 domain-containing protein, whose protein sequence is MPLSEHEQRMLEQMERALYAEDPKFATALEGSGLRTYTRKRVYQAVAGFLVGIALLMAGMVAQLIWVSVVGFLVMLGCAVLAVTGWRKAPKPGEQAPGAPSGPTAAPHGRRQHQPRQRRSVMDRIEQRWQRRRDEQQGGQ, encoded by the coding sequence GTGCCGCTCTCGGAGCACGAGCAGCGCATGCTCGAGCAAATGGAGCGAGCGCTGTACGCCGAAGATCCCAAGTTCGCGACAGCGCTTGAGGGAAGCGGGCTGCGTACGTACACCCGGAAGCGGGTCTACCAAGCGGTCGCGGGCTTCCTGGTGGGTATCGCCCTTCTCATGGCCGGAATGGTCGCCCAGCTGATCTGGGTGAGCGTGGTGGGATTCCTCGTCATGCTGGGATGCGCGGTGCTCGCCGTCACCGGTTGGCGCAAGGCGCCCAAGCCGGGCGAGCAGGCCCCCGGCGCCCCCAGTGGACCCACCGCCGCCCCGCACGGGCGGCGGCAGCATCAGCCCAGGCAGCGGCGGTCCGTGATGGACCGCATCGAGCAGCGTTGGCAGCGTCGCAGGGACGAGCAGCAAGGCGGCCAATAG
- a CDS encoding methyltransferase has protein sequence MSDPMRPPASPRHPQTASLRSDPPRPRASLRTAVVWDVLKDALDRRVKATAGDAPGGLEVLDTGGGSGNFAVPVARLGHRVTVVDPSPNALFALERRAAEAGVADRVRGVQGDVHGLFDVVERGGYDAVLCHGVLEYVDDPAEGVRNAVGALRPAGVLSLLAAGLGGAVIARALAGHFTEAHKALEDPAGRWGEGDPVPRRFTAEQLTELVEGAGLRVGGVHGVRVFADLVPGVLVDTEPGALEALLKLEAAAAELSAFHSVATQLHVLGETPEASGA, from the coding sequence GTGTCGGACCCGATGCGCCCGCCCGCCTCCCCCCGTCACCCGCAGACGGCGTCGCTGCGCTCCGACCCCCCTCGCCCGCGCGCTTCCCTCCGTACGGCCGTGGTCTGGGACGTCCTGAAGGACGCCCTCGACCGCCGCGTCAAGGCCACCGCGGGCGACGCCCCCGGCGGTCTCGAGGTCCTGGACACCGGCGGCGGCAGCGGCAACTTCGCGGTACCCGTGGCCCGCCTCGGCCACCGCGTCACGGTCGTCGACCCCAGCCCCAACGCGCTGTTCGCGCTGGAGCGCCGCGCCGCCGAGGCGGGCGTCGCCGACCGCGTGCGCGGCGTCCAGGGCGACGTGCACGGCCTCTTCGACGTCGTCGAGCGCGGCGGTTACGACGCGGTGCTGTGCCACGGAGTCCTGGAGTACGTGGACGACCCGGCCGAAGGCGTGCGCAACGCCGTCGGCGCGCTGCGCCCCGCCGGCGTCCTGAGCCTGCTCGCCGCGGGCCTCGGCGGCGCCGTCATCGCCCGCGCCCTCGCCGGTCACTTCACCGAGGCCCACAAGGCGCTGGAGGACCCGGCCGGGCGCTGGGGCGAGGGCGACCCGGTGCCGCGGCGCTTCACCGCCGAGCAGCTCACCGAGCTGGTCGAGGGTGCGGGCCTGCGGGTGGGCGGCGTGCACGGCGTGCGCGTCTTCGCCGACCTCGTGCCCGGCGTCCTCGTCGACACCGAGCCCGGCGCCCTGGAGGCCCTCCTGAAGCTGGAGGCGGCCGCCGCCGAGCTGTCCGCGTTCCACTCCGTGGCCACCCAGCTGCACGTGCTCGGCGAGACGCCCGAGGCGAGCGGGGCCTGA
- a CDS encoding SAV_6107 family HEPN domain-containing protein — translation MARSHAAAAAPRRRAAGPAPSLTGPASDVHPVLRRATAPPAALELLAQARAGLDEAARLDPPNERYATAHLAALRTAAAVLAARGRPELNPRRRQRIRSAWEVLPEIAPELTEWSALFASGAARRARAEAGIQGAASIRDADDLLRDAAMFLRLVERMLVLQPVLPQARQESPDAG, via the coding sequence ATGGCCCGTTCGCACGCAGCGGCCGCCGCACCCCGGCGCCGCGCCGCAGGCCCTGCCCCCTCACTGACCGGCCCGGCGAGCGACGTGCACCCCGTCCTGCGCCGCGCCACGGCCCCGCCCGCCGCCCTCGAACTGCTCGCCCAGGCCCGCGCCGGACTCGACGAGGCCGCCCGCCTGGACCCTCCGAACGAGCGCTATGCCACGGCCCACCTGGCCGCCCTGCGCACCGCGGCCGCGGTCCTCGCCGCCCGCGGCCGCCCCGAGCTCAACCCCCGGCGCAGGCAGCGCATCCGCAGCGCCTGGGAAGTGCTGCCCGAGATAGCCCCCGAGCTGACCGAGTGGAGCGCCCTGTTCGCCTCCGGCGCCGCCCGCAGGGCCCGCGCCGAAGCGGGCATCCAGGGCGCGGCCAGCATCCGCGACGCCGACGACCTGCTGCGCGACGCGGCGATGTTCCTCCGCCTCGTCGAGCGGATGCTGGTCCTCCAGCCGGTCCTCCCGCAAGCGCGCCAGGAGTCACCCGATGCGGGCTGA
- a CDS encoding ATP-binding cassette domain-containing protein, translated as MNGSHGAAVSAADFGLQGPRGWAFRGIGFTAEPGALIAVEGPSGSGRTSLLLALTGRMRTTEGTASVGRARLPGQLAAVRRTSALGPVPGVNDLDPALTVAEHLRERALLERRYTGSLRVLLRPRAERATESRLRIDIALRDAGLDVGALPKGSRTPVRDLERLDALRLSVALALIGRPRLLGVDDTDLKLSDAERDAAWDLLRSVAARGTTVVAVCSEAPEGAVVVSTAAGSSSTPPSPAEGEGAADPTDDDKETADAFPEARRA; from the coding sequence GTGAACGGTTCGCACGGCGCCGCCGTCAGCGCGGCGGACTTCGGACTCCAGGGGCCACGGGGCTGGGCGTTCCGCGGCATCGGCTTCACCGCGGAGCCGGGCGCGCTCATCGCCGTCGAAGGCCCCTCCGGGTCCGGCCGCACCTCTCTGCTGCTCGCGCTCACGGGGCGCATGCGGACCACCGAGGGCACGGCGTCCGTGGGCCGCGCCCGGCTGCCCGGTCAGCTCGCCGCGGTGCGCCGGACCAGCGCGCTCGGCCCGGTCCCCGGCGTCAACGACCTCGACCCCGCACTGACCGTCGCCGAGCACCTGCGGGAGCGCGCGCTCCTGGAGCGGCGGTACACGGGCTCGCTGCGCGTGCTGCTGCGCCCGCGCGCGGAGCGGGCGACCGAGTCCCGGCTGCGGATCGACATCGCGCTCAGGGACGCCGGGCTCGACGTCGGCGCGCTCCCCAAGGGCTCGCGGACGCCGGTGCGGGACCTGGAGCGCCTCGACGCGCTGCGGCTCTCGGTGGCGCTCGCGCTCATCGGGCGCCCCCGGCTGCTCGGCGTCGACGACACCGACCTCAAGCTGTCGGACGCCGAACGGGACGCCGCCTGGGACCTCCTGCGGTCCGTCGCCGCGCGCGGGACGACGGTCGTGGCCGTGTGCAGTGAGGCCCCCGAGGGCGCGGTCGTCGTTTCGACCGCGGCGGGCTCGTCCAGCACCCCGCCCTCCCCCGCCGAAGGCGAGGGCGCCGCCGACCCGACCGACGACGACAAGGAGACGGCGGATGCGTTCCCCGAAGCTCGCCGCGCTTGA